Proteins from a single region of Candidatus Thermoplasmatota archaeon:
- a CDS encoding site-2 protease family protein gives MSASIKIGKILGIPINLHITFLLILPLFAYLFSDPSRQTEILGIALSFKTLDAATWVKYVFGSLAAVVFFMTILVHELAHSYLALRYGVKIKSITLMVFGGVSSMEEMPRQPGQEWRMAFAGPLSSLVIGGASYGAMLVLELVKPGGVIIDGTIILLGLMALYNVLLAGFNMIPAFPMDGGRVLRAFFATRMTYIEATKKAARIGRYFAIAMAIFGIFYNFLFILIALFVYIGATEEEQATTVSESLHGLTVRQVMSENVAVVHPDTSVQQLHDLMLSTRYMGFPVVEGGLVGIVTLSDTHKVPRDRIQFARVRDIMTRNVVTVSPEMDAAKALHLTSEKRISRLIVMDGPRIAGIVTQKDFLRAIDVMSARKQVSRWGQQFPPEQPPVAPV, from the coding sequence ATGAGCGCCTCAATCAAGATAGGCAAGATACTCGGCATACCCATCAACCTGCACATCACATTCCTGTTGATCCTTCCCCTCTTCGCGTATCTGTTCTCAGATCCCTCGAGGCAGACAGAGATCCTTGGCATTGCCCTAAGTTTCAAGACCCTCGACGCTGCGACCTGGGTGAAATACGTGTTCGGATCTCTGGCGGCGGTGGTCTTCTTCATGACCATCCTGGTGCACGAGCTGGCACACTCGTATCTCGCGCTCAGGTACGGAGTCAAGATCAAGAGCATCACGCTGATGGTCTTCGGAGGCGTCTCGTCAATGGAGGAGATGCCAAGGCAGCCTGGCCAGGAATGGAGGATGGCCTTCGCCGGACCCTTGTCAAGCCTGGTGATCGGCGGGGCGTCCTACGGCGCGATGCTGGTTCTCGAGCTCGTCAAGCCAGGCGGGGTCATCATCGACGGAACGATTATTCTCCTAGGATTGATGGCACTGTACAACGTCCTTCTGGCCGGGTTCAACATGATCCCCGCGTTCCCAATGGACGGCGGGAGAGTGCTCCGTGCGTTCTTTGCGACGAGGATGACTTACATCGAAGCGACCAAAAAGGCAGCTCGCATAGGCAGGTACTTCGCCATCGCGATGGCCATCTTCGGGATCTTCTACAATTTCCTCTTCATACTGATAGCGCTGTTCGTCTACATCGGCGCAACAGAGGAAGAGCAGGCGACCACGGTCTCGGAGAGCCTGCACGGGCTGACGGTTCGGCAGGTCATGTCGGAGAACGTGGCCGTTGTGCACCCGGACACATCGGTGCAGCAGCTTCACGACCTCATGCTGTCCACAAGGTACATGGGGTTCCCCGTCGTGGAAGGCGGACTTGTCGGGATAGTGACGCTCTCTGACACACACAAAGTGCCGAGGGACAGGATCCAGTTCGCGAGGGTCAGGGACATCATGACCCGAAATGTGGTCACCGTCTCTCCTGAGATGGATGCCGCCAAGGCGCTTCACCTGACGTCCGAGAAGCGCATCAGCAGACTCATCGTCATGGACGGCCCTCGCATAGCTGGCATCGTCACTCAGAAGGACTTCCTCAGGGCGATCGATGTCATGTCGGCCAGGAAACAGGTCTCCCGGTGGGGCCAGCAGTTCCCGCCTGAGCAACCCCCGGTAGCCCCTGTGTGA